From the genome of Lagopus muta isolate bLagMut1 chromosome 22, bLagMut1 primary, whole genome shotgun sequence, one region includes:
- the C22H11orf52 gene encoding uncharacterized protein C11orf52 homolog, whose translation MGNRCSCGRPWNCPSLFKRKKEKQGTSVRHESQQHQPGRKPPAHENVTEFPVYATVNKPKNTKQDDSIHYADIQVFTKVRERSAEEVKNLQMQNATEYATLNFPRPRLKYDSKNGTLV comes from the exons ATGGGCAACCGCTGCAGCTGCGGGCGCCCGTG GAACTGTCCTTcgctttttaaaaggaagaaggaaaagcaag GAACCAGTGTGAGACATGAGAGCCAACAGCACCAGCCTGGCAGGAAG CCTCCAGCGCATGAAAATGTCACGGAGTTTCCAGTCTATGCTACTGTGAATAAACCCAAGAACACAAAGCAGGATGACAGCATTCATTATGCAGACATCCAGGTGTTCACCAAGGTGCGGGAGCGCTCTGCGGAAGAGGTGAAGAACTTGCAAATGCAGAATGCCACAGAGTATGCCACCCTCAACTTCCCCCGGCCCAGACTGAAATACGACAGCAAGAATGGGACCTTGGTTTAA